The following proteins are encoded in a genomic region of Dehalococcoidia bacterium:
- a CDS encoding ABC transporter permease, whose product MGKFFARKPLGALGALVVLGYLVLAVAAPIVAAYDPVVMDASVLRQPPSWSHLLGTDQSGRDVLSRLIWGARITVAVGFSSVAIGGVIGGTLGLVGAYVGGWADDVIQRFMDSMMALPTLVLGLAIVAVFGPSLLIVTLAIATVITPRINRVVRASAIAISATPFVDAAKAIGCSRFRIIFHHVAPSAVSPFVVIVTAQLAQAIITEASLSFLGVGVPPPNPTWGGMLSGSGRTFVLDAPWLTIAPGVAIATAVFAANMLGDALRDEMDPRLRGQ is encoded by the coding sequence GTGGGTAAGTTCTTTGCGCGCAAGCCCCTGGGTGCGCTGGGTGCGCTTGTTGTGCTTGGCTATTTGGTCCTCGCTGTCGCGGCTCCCATCGTGGCGGCTTACGACCCGGTTGTCATGGATGCAAGCGTCCTGCGCCAGCCCCCGTCGTGGAGCCATCTACTGGGCACGGACCAGTCAGGCCGAGATGTGTTGAGCCGCCTTATCTGGGGCGCGCGTATTACGGTTGCCGTGGGCTTCAGCTCCGTGGCGATTGGTGGCGTCATAGGAGGCACACTGGGACTGGTCGGCGCATACGTAGGCGGCTGGGCGGATGATGTTATCCAGCGTTTCATGGACTCCATGATGGCCCTCCCGACTCTGGTGCTGGGGCTTGCGATCGTGGCCGTGTTCGGGCCGTCCCTGCTGATCGTGACATTGGCAATTGCCACGGTCATCACGCCACGGATCAATCGCGTCGTGCGGGCGAGCGCCATTGCCATATCCGCAACCCCCTTTGTGGACGCGGCAAAAGCCATTGGGTGCAGCAGGTTCCGTATCATCTTTCACCACGTGGCGCCCAGCGCGGTCAGCCCGTTCGTTGTTATTGTGACGGCTCAGCTCGCCCAGGCCATCATCACGGAGGCGAGCCTCAGCTTTCTTGGTGTGGGGGTTCCTCCGCCGAACCCGACATGGGGAGGGATGCTATCCGGCTCAGGCCGCACATTCGTGCTTGACGCACCGTGGCTCACCATTGCCCCCGGCGTTGCAATCGCCACGGCGGTTTTCGCAGCTAACATGCTGGGAGACGCGCTGCGCGACGAGATGGACCCGCGCCTGCGGGGTCAATGA
- a CDS encoding ABC transporter substrate-binding protein, with protein MVTEINPTPPPTLDALWQVSSALVILAAPVYNGLLQYDPTSNTEIIADLATSWDVSPDGTKVTFQLTEAKWHDGKSFTADDEVAKWKLWLQPPPGKASNRAAEFTMVKDVVARGPRTLEFQLKDPSNGFINWIAHGNIYVMPKHIVEPDQQISSVSKFIGTGPFRLEQYSRGVGAILKRNKDYFRTGMPYIDELRIVEIQDAGTQVAALLAGRIDLTGGNIALSRSNKEQIERSGRAIAVKPFFRGESVTLMMNNNRKPFDDIRVRRAISLAVDRQKAINILGEGVGQVGTLFPPVGQFARSQQAYLSLPGFRPKDSPGGQEDLRTAKKLMAEAGYPEGFKTTIRTRAGFTTYVSGAEFFANELSTKLGISASISLEDTAKFDLTRARRDMDMTVVAANPLNAYAVGRNVYWMPPVKGDVAGYNETNYGNERSRDLYFAQEKEQNKDLRAKAIRELEDLLINEAPFVTSYWLVAYNAYWNHVKNYEPGWGPHNNHRFERVWRDSDSR; from the coding sequence ATGGTGACAGAGATCAATCCCACGCCCCCACCCACACTGGATGCATTGTGGCAGGTAAGCTCCGCTCTTGTGATCCTGGCGGCGCCTGTCTATAACGGACTGCTCCAGTATGACCCCACTAGCAACACCGAGATTATCGCGGACCTTGCGACAAGCTGGGACGTGAGTCCGGACGGGACAAAAGTCACGTTTCAACTGACCGAGGCCAAGTGGCATGACGGCAAGTCGTTCACCGCTGACGATGAAGTGGCGAAGTGGAAACTGTGGCTCCAGCCGCCGCCAGGCAAGGCGAGTAATCGCGCGGCTGAGTTCACCATGGTCAAGGACGTTGTAGCCCGCGGGCCGCGCACGTTGGAGTTTCAGCTCAAGGACCCGTCGAACGGATTCATCAACTGGATTGCGCACGGGAACATCTACGTCATGCCCAAGCATATTGTTGAGCCAGACCAGCAGATCAGCAGCGTGTCAAAGTTCATTGGGACAGGGCCGTTCCGCTTGGAACAATACAGCCGTGGTGTAGGCGCCATTCTGAAGAGGAACAAAGACTATTTTCGGACGGGCATGCCTTACATTGACGAGCTACGCATCGTGGAAATACAGGATGCCGGCACTCAAGTTGCCGCTCTACTGGCTGGTCGTATAGACCTGACGGGAGGCAATATTGCGCTCTCGCGGAGCAACAAGGAGCAGATTGAGCGTTCGGGACGCGCCATAGCAGTCAAACCGTTCTTCCGGGGCGAGTCCGTCACGCTCATGATGAACAACAACCGCAAGCCCTTTGATGATATCCGCGTGCGTCGCGCCATTTCCCTGGCCGTGGACCGGCAAAAGGCCATAAACATCCTCGGCGAAGGCGTAGGTCAGGTAGGCACGCTGTTTCCGCCCGTCGGCCAATTCGCCCGTTCTCAGCAGGCGTACCTCAGCCTCCCGGGATTTCGCCCCAAGGACTCGCCGGGTGGTCAGGAAGACCTCAGAACGGCCAAGAAACTAATGGCCGAAGCCGGCTACCCGGAGGGCTTCAAGACCACTATCAGGACGAGGGCCGGATTTACCACGTATGTATCTGGCGCCGAGTTTTTCGCCAACGAGTTGTCCACAAAACTGGGTATCAGCGCCTCGATTTCGTTGGAGGACACAGCCAAGTTTGATCTGACGCGCGCGCGTCGTGACATGGACATGACCGTCGTGGCCGCAAACCCACTGAACGCCTATGCGGTGGGCCGCAACGTCTACTGGATGCCACCCGTAAAGGGCGATGTGGCGGGCTACAACGAGACCAACTATGGCAATGAGCGGTCGCGCGACCTGTATTTCGCCCAGGAGAAGGAGCAAAACAAGGACCTCCGGGCGAAGGCAATTCGTGAGCTGGAGGACTTGCTGATTAATGAGGCCCCGTTCGTCACCAGCTATTGGCTGGTCGCCTACAACGCTTACTGGAACCATGTGAAGAACTACGAGCCGGGATGGGGCCCGCACAACAACCACAGATTCGAACGCGTGTGGCGCGACTCCGACTCCCGCTAG
- a CDS encoding ABC transporter permease: MRRHVVTRLAQVVPSILFLSIFIFALLRVMPGDVTTTILGGGAEGGRVSEEDARVVRGKLGLDQPVTVQYVDWLARALRGDLGGSLYRDETVWDIVGRTGMVTMEVALLSTLIAIIVGVPLGVIAAIYRDTWIDHLARIASVAGLSMPTFWTGTLLILGLATIFDWLPPSFFVESFWKDPLGNLSQFIWPSLVLGYAFAAYITRMTRAQMLETMREDYVRTARSKGLAERVVILRHALRNALLPIVALVGVLFAVLMSGAVIVERIFVLPGLGNALVEAVVQRDIFIVQGLILLIGVSVLLVNLLIDVAYGLLDPRVSVR, encoded by the coding sequence ATGCGGCGACATGTTGTCACAAGGCTTGCACAGGTCGTGCCAAGCATCCTGTTCTTGTCCATTTTCATATTTGCGCTATTGCGCGTGATGCCCGGCGATGTCACCACGACGATCCTTGGGGGAGGCGCTGAAGGCGGACGAGTCTCAGAAGAGGATGCGCGCGTTGTGCGCGGTAAACTTGGATTGGACCAGCCCGTCACCGTGCAATATGTGGACTGGCTTGCGCGAGCCCTACGCGGCGACCTGGGCGGCTCGCTTTACCGGGACGAGACCGTTTGGGACATTGTGGGCCGCACCGGCATGGTCACCATGGAGGTGGCGCTGCTCTCCACACTTATCGCTATTATCGTGGGCGTTCCGCTGGGTGTGATTGCCGCAATCTACAGAGACACTTGGATTGACCACCTGGCGCGTATCGCCAGCGTCGCCGGGCTGTCCATGCCGACCTTTTGGACGGGCACCCTGCTGATCTTGGGCCTTGCTACAATCTTTGACTGGCTACCGCCCTCGTTTTTCGTTGAGTCTTTCTGGAAAGACCCATTGGGTAATCTATCTCAGTTCATCTGGCCTTCGCTGGTGCTTGGCTACGCCTTCGCTGCGTACATCACGCGCATGACGCGTGCCCAGATGCTGGAGACCATGCGCGAGGACTACGTGCGAACGGCCCGGTCGAAAGGCCTCGCGGAGCGGGTCGTGATCTTGCGACACGCCCTCCGCAACGCTCTCCTGCCGATCGTGGCGCTGGTGGGCGTTCTGTTCGCCGTCCTCATGAGCGGCGCGGTCATCGTTGAACGCATATTCGTCCTCCCCGGGCTCGGGAATGCGCTGGTTGAAGCTGTCGTCCAGCGCGATATTTTCATCGTCCAGGGCCTCATCCTTCTCATTGGTGTGTCAGTGCTGCTGGTTAACCTGCTCATAGATGTGGCGTATGGCCTTCTGGATCCCAGAGTATCAGTTCGCTGA